CATCCCCTCTTTCCTCAACGTATGCCAGATTGCTTTTGCTTCTAGGTACGCCAAGGCTTCAGCCTTGGCCCTCTCCCGAAGCCAACAAACATGGGGCTTTAGCCCTGGAGTATGCCTTCCTCCCCACAACCCGCACTTCACGTCATCTCGACCGAAGGCGAAGCCGAAGCGGAGAGACCCCTGCATTTTGCCCTTTGCTGTCTCTGCATTTGAACCTGAGACCATACAATCCCTCCATGGCCCCCAAGCCCGTCTTCACCCACACCGAACCCAACCTGCTCCCCATCCTCGAAGAACTACGCCGCCGGGAGCCCATCTTCCACACCCCTGAATTCGGCACGACCAACGCCGACTTCGAACGCATGATGGCACCCGGCTACTGGGAGGTAGGAGCCTCAGGCCGCCGTTACAGCCGCGACTTCATCCTCAAATGGATGTCTGAGGCCACGCCCATCGACGCCGCCTCCGCAGGCTGGCAAAGCTCCGACCACGCCCTCCGCCGTCTCGGCCCGGACACCTATCTCCTCACCTACACTCTCCGCCAGGCCGAACGCCTCACCCGCCGCTCCACCATCTGGCAGAGCACAGCCGAGGGCTGGCGCATCCTCTACCATCAGGGCACAATCGTCACCGCCGAAGAGGACGATCTTCCCCCCACCTCATAATCACAGACCTCGAACCGAAATAACCCCTTCAAAAGCGGGCAGAGATCCATGTCAAGCCCTCCGACCCGCTGCTATCTGGAAAATCAATCGGCAAACCACACAAAATAAAACATTTGCGAGCCGAAAATTATACTTCCCCAAACTGCAAAACAGTTTCTCCCCATCTTCTAAACTGGAAGTAGACGAGAAAAGCCGAGGTCAACACTCATATTGCGATAACCCATTTAGAAAGAATGGGTTATATGTAACTCGTGAAGAATGAAGACTTTGCAAATTAAGTCTAATGAATGGAAGACTTTAGGACTAAAGTACCCCCAGGGGGGTACTTGCAAAAAAGCGAGAAAGTAAAAGATAATCGG
This region of Edaphobacter dinghuensis genomic DNA includes:
- a CDS encoding nuclear transport factor 2 family protein; this encodes MAPKPVFTHTEPNLLPILEELRRREPIFHTPEFGTTNADFERMMAPGYWEVGASGRRYSRDFILKWMSEATPIDAASAGWQSSDHALRRLGPDTYLLTYTLRQAERLTRRSTIWQSTAEGWRILYHQGTIVTAEEDDLPPTS